One Lycium barbarum isolate Lr01 chromosome 5, ASM1917538v2, whole genome shotgun sequence genomic window carries:
- the LOC132640624 gene encoding LOB domain-containing protein 1-like: MECSNHKTTTTISSITSSSSFSNTLSATTTNGLSPINSILSTPPNSPPPVILSPCAACKILRRRCVEKCVLAPYFPPTEPLKFTIAHRVFGASNIIKMLQELPEEQRADAVNTMVYEANARIRDPVYGCAGAICQLQKQISELQAEFAKAQAEILNLKCQNSNLLALVCMEVSEYQENSSSNNLLSSDHINDYGNNTGMFLEDNSVYAAWEPLWT; this comes from the exons ATGGAATGCAGTAATCACAAAACCACCACTACAATTTCTTCAATAACTTCATCATCTTCATTTTCTAATACTTTATCTGCCACTACAACAAATGGATTATCTCCCATAAACAGCATATTATCAACTCCTCCTAATTCACCACCGCCAGTTATTCTTTCTCCCTGTGCTGCCTGTAAAATCTTGCGTAGGAGATGTGTTGAGAAATGTGTGTTGGCACCTTATTTTCCTCCTACTGAACCCCTTAAGTTCACCATTGCTCATAGAGTCTTTGGTGCTAGTAACATCATCAAAATGTTGCAG GAGCTTCCGGAGGAACAAAGAGCAGATGCAGTGAACACTATGGTGTATGAGGCAAATGCGAGAATAAGAGATCCAGTTTATGGCTGTGCTGGTGCTATTTGCCAATTGCAAAAGCAAATAAGTGAGCTTCAAGCAGAATTTGCAAAGGCACAAGCAGAAATCTTGAATTTGAAATGCCAAAATTCTAATTTACTGGCCTTAGTTTGCATGGAAGTATCAGAGTATCAAGAAAATAGCAGCAGCAACAACTTATTATCTTCAGATCATATTAATGACTATGGAAATAATACCGGCATGTTTTTGGAAGATAACAGTGTATATGCAGCTTGGGAACCACTTTGGACATGA